The following proteins come from a genomic window of Excalfactoria chinensis isolate bCotChi1 chromosome 6, bCotChi1.hap2, whole genome shotgun sequence:
- the BNIP3 gene encoding BCL2/adenovirus E1B 19 kDa protein-interacting protein 3, translated as MSRLSPQEENLQGSWVELHFSSNGNSNGNSVTAASQEQVPASISIHNGDMEKILLDAQHESGRSSSRESSHCDSPPRSQTPLDSHRALEIESHSSGEKNSFQSEEDFLERRKEVERLLKKNADWIWDWSSRPENIPPKEFLFKHPRRTATLSMRNTSVMKKGGIFSAEFLKVFLPSLLLSHLLAIGLGVYIGRRLTTTASSSSF; from the exons ATGTCGCGGCTCAGCCCGCAGGAGGAGAACCTGCAGG GTTCCTGGGTTGAACTTCACTTCAGCAGCAATGGAAATAGCAATGGAAACAGCGTGACAGCGGCCAGCCAAGAACAAGTACCAGCTTCTATCTCCATTCACAATGGTGACATGGAGAAAATACTGCTCGATGCTCAGCATGAGTCTGGAAGAAGCAGTTCCAGAGAAAGTTCCCATTGTGACAG CCCTCCTCGTTCCCAGACACCTCTGGACAGCCACAGAGCTCTGGAAATAGAGAGCCACAGCAGTggagaaaagaacagctttcag TCTGAAGAGGACTTCcttgaaaggaggaaagaggtaGAAAGGCTCCTGAAGAAAAACGCAGACTGGATATGGGATTGGTCCAGCAGGCCAGAGAACATCCCCCCAAA GGAATTCCTTTTCAAGCACCCCAGGCGCACAGCCACGCTCAGCATGAGGAACACCAGCGTCATGAAGAAAGGGGGGATCTTCTCAGCGGAGTTCTTGAAGGTTTTCCTCccatctctgcttctctcccacTTGCTCGCCATTGGACTGGG